The following coding sequences lie in one Crassostrea angulata isolate pt1a10 chromosome 10, ASM2561291v2, whole genome shotgun sequence genomic window:
- the LOC128164393 gene encoding uncharacterized protein LOC128164393, producing the protein MDRTVNSGEAFLAYSLRDRVKVHNIVKFMSELLGIRTFDPEEDILPGQTLLRSIEIGVAKSKASFLFISKNFIRDKLCQYLVDSLLSRYIITKGKYRVILIVLDNYKIPRFLKNLNCIHYQKYVEKIQTYNLSFVESLIQLGRSVLSALKGPRHLFRRIRPRCFVKAEKHGEHILSRLRSLMKRERLKEENDESNVVFSMFKMATMLKHCILSCKYGDCPFSCSGKQVRKFEKHLKECWYIPVKCSNKHCLYTSRRHLMNDHSTKCHFAIEKCPNVDCNVKRQLSKMSSHLQKCPHRVVLCTNKSVGCMATMSYQDLNTHLKTCPWSSQLCEICGEQIMYKDQSSHVCPLGTAECPYCNQEFIMKDFLSHLNSCLTKCELCQEDFPKSKKRLHECPIMQCKYQFCDYKDRILKVELHMINCPYEPTKCIHCNKYILSKYLKSHTLECNNIVRCRKCGLDIEKSSKTVHDMFLCIGNTNRTTCPICVELLTAGSIKSITEMVLHHEMHKENPGFRKTRVGLLPEKKLGSVENGETPEVTCIELAHGILHNIDVDPDNVLDSKYLQPSNWRSGKCRFRKLCEMIDREEDVKHVVRNGQHNHLQVQRTVSCVCLNDRSYILH; encoded by the exons ATGGATCGAACTGTTAACTCAGGAGAAGCGTTTCTCGCCTACAGTTTGCGAGATCGTGTCAAAGTTCACaacattgtgaaatttatgagcGAATTACTAGGCATTCGTACCTTTGACCCAGAGGAGGATATTTTACCGGGACAAACATTACTCAGAAGTATAGAAATCGGCGTGGCGAAATCTAAAGCTTCGTTTTTGTTTATCAGCAAAAACTTTATTCGGGATAAACTTTGTCAATATCTGGTAGACAGTTTACTTTCTAGATATATCATCACCAAGGGAAAATACCGTGTCATTCTGATTGTATTAGACAATTATAAAATTCCTCGAtttttgaagaatttgaatTGCATTCATTACCAGAAATATGTAGAAAAGATTCAGACTTACAACTTGAGTTTTGTGGAGAGTCTGATCCAGCTAGGAAGAAGTGTTTTAAGTGCCTTGAAAG GTCCACGTCATTTATTTCGAAGGATTCGCCCGAGATGTTTTGTGAAGGCCGAAAAACATGGCGAACACATCCTTTCCCGTCTTCGGAGTTTGATGAAAAGAGAACGTCTCAAGGAAGAGAATGACGAGTCTAACGTGGTATTCAGCATGTTTAAGATGGCCACCATGTTAAAACATTGTATTTTGTCCTGTAAATATGGAGACTGTCCCTTTTCTTGCAGTGGAAAACAGGTTAGGAAATTTGAAAAGCATCTCAAGGAATGTTGGTACATTCCTGTGAAGTGTTCCAATAAGCATTGTTTGTACACGTCACGAAGACATTTAATGAACGACCATTccacaaaatgtcattttgcCATTGAGAAATGTCCAAATGTTGACTGCAATGTCAAACGTCAACTAAGTAAAATGTCTTCCCACTTACAAAAGTGCCCACATAGGGTGGTTTTGTGCACAAACAAAAGCGTTGGGTGTATGGCAACAATGTCATACCAGGATCTTAACACACATCTGAAAACATGTCCATGGTCATCTCAGCTTTGTGAGATATGTGGCGAACAAATAATGTACAAAGACCAATCTAGTCATGTGTGTCCATTAGGTACAGCTGAATGTCCTTACTGTAATCAAGAGTTCATCATGAAAGATTTCCTAAGTCATCTCAATTCTTGCCTCACTAAATGCGAGCTTTGTCAAGAAGATTTCCCAAAATCCAAAAAACGACTCCATGAGTGTCCGATCATGCAGTGCAAGTATCAGTTTTGTGATTACAAGGACAGAATTTTGAAGGTAGAATTGCATATGATTAACTGTCCGTATGAACCCACGAAATGCATTCATTGTAATAAGTACAttctatcaaaatatttgaagtCGCATACTTTGGAATGCAACAATATTGTGCGATGCAGAAAATGTGGACTCGACATAGAAAA ATCTTCCAAAACAGTACATGACATGTTCTTGTGCATAGGAAATACAAATCGCACAACATGTCCAATTTGCGTCGAACTACTTACAGCCGGTTCTATCAAAAGTATAACCGAGATGGTCCTCCATCACGAAATGCACAAAGAAAACCCTGGTTTCCGGAAAACACGCGTCGGACTCttg cctgaaaaaaaattgggatCTGTGGAAAATGGGGAGACTCCAGAGGTCACCTGCATTGAACTTGCCCATGGTATTTTACATAATATCGATGTAGATCCGGATAATGTATTAGATAGCAAGTATTTACAACCTTCTAACTGGAGATCTGGCAAATGTCGGTTCCGGAAACTCTGTGAGATGATTGACAGAGAAGAGGACGTAAAACACGTGGTAAGGAATGGACAACACAATCATCTTCAAGTTCAACGAACTGTTTCGTGTGTCTGCCTTAATGACAGATCTTACATTCTTCATTGA